The genomic DNA CATGGGGTTTGTCAACTTCCGACTCTACCACTCCCTCAATCTGCTTTACCCACCAAAGGTATCTTGAACTCCGGCTCTGCAAACATAAGGATTTtgctctatatatacatataagtCCTTTTATCTGAAAGTGAATTAACAGTGTGTAACAAATGTTATATTACAATAATTATAACAGTGTTGTAGTTATATTTAAAGTGGATTGCTTACTGTGACAGATTTCAGAAACATGCAACTCTTATTTGGAACTCTGCACACCACAATAGTTCTCTGTGATTACAGTAGTAATTTATGGCTGGTGGCTCTGTGCTGTGTTAATGCCGTCTTTCTTTTGCAGCTGGACAGTAAAGCTGAGCTGGAGCTGAAGGGCGAGGATGAGGATGACTACGCCATGAATTCAGAGAGCTACTTAGAGGTGAAATTCTTTATGGGCTATGTTGAATGATCCATTAAATAATATGCTCCCTTACCTCTACTGTTACCTAGACAGCAACTAAACCACCTCCTCGATGAAGTCTGGGCTGACTAATAGAGTCATGCGAAGAGCactaacataacataacataacataaccaGTACAGGCCTTAACCATGTTGCTGATATGAACATAATATCAATTATAATAAATTCAGTCAATAAAAGTTTGATTAGACATTTATCTTACTAGCAATGCCCCCCAAAATTCTCTCAAGTCAACAAGTATTTGTTGAAATACTGCTTTTTTTCCGTCATTATACACGGACACAGGAAACAAAGACGGGATGATAAAAATGGTTTAAACAGATGTGTACCAGcgtctctgtctcttcctctacTGTCCAGTGTGATGGACTCTTAGCTGTCCAACAACACAAagtgcaaataaatgcaatcacttaacctgtggctcaagatcagaacataaatgattgaaaaaagtaaaaacacttctaagataaatataaatagataaatgcaggcaggagcttaaaactgaatctcaacagtttttggagacttgctcactatcatattggatgtattgccTCCTCAGGCTGTCACTGTCCACAAGCACGTTTTGCACGTagggaccttcttcctccaagccgcggcagtctgtctttttacattcatacagactgcagagctacctgcttacgctgcagctgcacacgacctgagggacttccactttctctctgacaagacgtcacattaaaaagaaaaaccccgCTCATACTGCAGGAACGGTATGATGGAAAATTTTGGTgattttgaaaccgtgactttttcatactgtggaaccttgaaaccggtaaccgggcCATGCCTAGTTGGCTCATTGAAATTAATTAGAGAGATAGGATTTTTCATGTTGCTTATACCTGCATTTTCATTCACTTATGTTGGTTGGTAGGCAGGATAACCTCTAACCCGCAAATTATTTTGTACATTATCACATGACTGATACAaactttgtgtttatgtgtgcatgtagaTAATAAACATAGGGGAGTTGTAATAACTGCTGTTTTTGGCTGTGCAGAAACTGTCAGCCCTGAGTGCCAGTCTGGCCCGAGTGGTTTctgctgcagaggaggaggaggctgaacTGGATCAGTTTCCTGTTGAAGGGGTAAGAAAACCAGTTCACACGCACATGACTCACTGAATCTTACCTGTTCATCTTACATGCAGAGAACTGAGAAAATTATATCGCTGTTTTCTGTCTAAGAAATGTCGAAAAACAAGCTAATTGGTCTCTGAGGGCAGATATGAGAGGTCTTTATCAGGGAAGCTTTTAGAGATGTGAGACTGAGATTACTGCTCAACGTGTGGTTGCTAAGGGTGTGGCGTTTCTCACTTTGTTTTGCCCAATTGGTTTGAGGTTGCCAGCTTTTGAACTTGATCATCACAGATACTTTTCAGGAGCCCAGGTTCAGTTGAAACTCACTGCagtagttgttgttttgtttttttgtttcgaATTATTTGCTTATCAGGAATCAGGGTTTCGTCTCTATTATCGTCACAACAAATTTACTTGCACTATTCGCTCTACTTAAATTCAGTGTCTGGTAccctaatctttttttttttgtgtggaaatgAGTGATAAAACCCACCAGTGTTGATGAGAGTCTTTAATGTTGAATCtgaattcagtttaaaatgtcAGTTCTTGTTATGACCCAGCCCTCACagtatatttatgtataaacTACCTGTCTACATAACCAAAAGTTTTCCTTTTAATTCTTCTCTTCAGGAGGACATGGAAAAGATGGAGgccagagagaaagaacagatACAGCAGGAGGCCCAGACAAAGATTTTTGAGGGGCTCAAGTTCTTCCTCAACAGAGAAGTGCCCAGAGAGTCACTGGCTTTTGTCATCAGGTGAGTGAGGGCTGCTGctttttagaaacacatttatttatattttattttataaataatgaTGCCATACAAACAAACCTTAAACTGATCAATTTccctttttgtgtatttttttgtatattgcTGCTCAATTTCAGGTGTTTTGGTGGTGAAGTGTCCTGGGACAAGTCTGTTTGCATGGGGAGCACATACGATGTGACAGATGAGACCATCACGCATCATATTGTTGACAGACCCAACATAGACAAACAGTATATCAAcaggtaaaataaataagtcaaatccatacttgttttacttttcgTCATTCTGAATATCTTCCGTTTTCACCCAAATGTCTCGAACTTATCACTGACAACAAATATCTGCTGATTGATTTGTGCCCCTCTCTACTTGTTCATTATCATTTCCTGTACAATGCCTCCTTTCAGCGTCCTCTTTCCGCTCTCTTGCCTCAAAGCTATTCTGTGTTCTTCATTGTGTTTGACAGTCCCTGCCCTCTTCCTTCATCATGCTCTTTGCATTCCCCACATAAGAGTCACATTACTTCCACCATTTCTGCCAAAACCCTCATATAATACttgagaagagaggaaaactgCTCGCTTTTTAGAGTGATATGTGTACTCATCACTCTGTAATAAACAACATGCATAATTAAGAGGTTATTTTCATAGTGTTTACTGTGATGTTATGTGTTTCAGGTACTATATCCAGCCCCAGTGGCTGTATGATTGTGTCAATGCCAAATTAGTCTTACCCGTGGAGGACTACTTCCTCGGAGTGACTCTGCCCCCCCACCTCTCTCCTTTCGTGGAGGAGAAGGATGGAGACTACGTGCCCCCAGAGAAACTGAAGATCATGGCCTTACAGCGGGGAGAAAATCCTGGTATGAACTccatattcattttgttttaacaaTATTTGATATGTGTGTAATCAGTTACTTTGTGTTCTGAAATTTTTGCTGAAAAAAATTGAAGTTGTTGAGAATCAACCTTTTTATAAGAAATGCATATTTAAAGACCATGAAaacaatttatatatttttcttccatCATAGctcaagaagaggaggaggaaggtgaagatgacgaggaagaggaggaggaagatgacgatgatgaagaagaggaagatgatgaggaagaggccGAGGAGAAAAATCTGAAGAAGATGGAAGAGCAAAGATCTCAGGGCAAAGTAAGTGACTTCTGACTCGTTTTAGTTACCATCTgtcacctttttgtttttacaaccAATTTATTGACTTGTTTCTCTTCCATTTTAGTTGCCAGTGAAAGTGACCCCTGGAAAAATGAAAGTGGAAAACCCGGCACgcttggaggaggaggagaaagcagAGGAGAAGCGCCTGGCCatcatgatgatgaagaaaaaggagaagtaCCTCTACGACAAAATCATGTtcggaaagaagagaaaagtccGAGAGGTTTGTTCAATTTTTGTGTTTCCTGCATATGGATTTACGTGTAGATAAGACTGTTTGAGAAGTCACACGTGCAAATAGCATTCTTACATTTCTAACATTGTATCCTTTGTCAATATGTGGCATCTTATCTTGGGCTGAGAATGTTTAACAGTATTGTATAGTTGCTGCTGAGAGAATGTTAAACCCATCGATGACCCTCTGAGTTCACAGACATCTTTGACTGGTGTTGAGATCTGTTCATTAACTTGCATTTGTTCTTCTCTAATAGGCTAACAAGCTTGCTGCCAAGAGGAAAGCCTTTGATGATGCTGAAAAAGCGAAGAAGAAAAAGACCAGAAAATGATCCATCAGATGATTTATTGTTCAGACTGACTTTATGTATTTAACTTTGAGGTCGAATGCATTACAGGTTTACATGTCATGAAACCTATAAGTGCATTTCAGAGCTCTGTGAGCAAGTTACATGCAGTTATGTGGGTGCATTAACCTCTGCATAATTTCAAGCTGATATCCAGGATGTGGCATAGTGCTAATTGTGTAATTATTGTTGTAAAagtgactgttttgtttgtatgaACTCTTCTCTACTATTATACAATACACAAGATACtcctttcactttattttaagatCTGTACTTGAACCGGTCtgtattttaaagtaaaaacaccGTTTATTAatcttgttgtttgtgttattgGAACAGTCATGCCACATTTCTTCACACTGCAACACCAATCACCATATATGTGGATTATCTATGTAACAAGTAAATGGTCAGTCTCATAATAGCAGACAAACTGCCCCTGTGTCACTGCACCCAGCTGTGTATGAATCTGAAAGATGGAAATATGTCCCTTTAGACCAAGGGTTCACATCTTTGCAGAGGCTGAGGCCACTATGTTGCTGTTGGTGGGACGTCTTGACCGATTGGTCCACACATGGGCAGTAGGCGCTGATGACGAAGGAGCATAAGCCCTTCTGCCCTCTGAGACACTGCCGAGATCCTGTTGGGCCAAAGGCCAGGCTAGCCATGCCCTGCACTCCTCAATCTCCTCATTCAGTTTGTGACACTCCGTGCCCCCTCTTGCCCCCTCCCCTCTCACCCTGATCTGAATTCCACGCATGCCCACCCAGTCCGGGTCTCAGCCTGGCACTCTGGCTGCCTGCAGGCAGAGGCACGCCCTGCTCAACAAAAGCAGCAGTGTCGTGCCTGAGCATGACGAGTGTGGGATGAGCAGCCCAGATCCAGTGTGCCTCCCGAGGTCCAGCCATAGAGCTGGGGCAGAATAGACCTCACGCACAGTACTGTACTGGGTTAGGCGTTATGACCACATATTGCTACACCCTGGCATGCAGAGCCAATAGACTCGTCACTCACAGTTGaatgttcattttattctcTATTGAAATGTCTGCTGTCTTGCACAAGAGGTTGTATTGATAATGGTAG from Scomber japonicus isolate fScoJap1 chromosome 9, fScoJap1.pri, whole genome shotgun sequence includes the following:
- the pes gene encoding pescadillo translates to MGGLQKKKFERGSATNYITRNKARKKLQLSLPDFRRLCILKGIYPHEPKHKKKVNKGSTAPRTFYLLKDIRFLLHEPIVGKFREYKVFVRKLKKAYGKTEWTSVERLKENKPTYKLDHIIKERYPSFIDALRDIEDALCMCFLFSTFARTGKCHVQTIQLCRRLTVEWMNYVITSRALKKVFISIKGIYYQAEVMGQLITWLVPYQFSHDHPTDVDYRVMATFTELYTTLMGFVNFRLYHSLNLLYPPKLDSKAELELKGEDEDDYAMNSESYLEKLSALSASLARVVSAAEEEEAELDQFPVEGEDMEKMEAREKEQIQQEAQTKIFEGLKFFLNREVPRESLAFVIRCFGGEVSWDKSVCMGSTYDVTDETITHHIVDRPNIDKQYINRYYIQPQWLYDCVNAKLVLPVEDYFLGVTLPPHLSPFVEEKDGDYVPPEKLKIMALQRGENPAQEEEEEGEDDEEEEEEDDDDEEEEDDEEEAEEKNLKKMEEQRSQGKLPVKVTPGKMKVENPARLEEEEKAEEKRLAIMMMKKKEKYLYDKIMFGKKRKVREANKLAAKRKAFDDAEKAKKKKTRK